In the Nicotiana tabacum cultivar K326 chromosome 16, ASM71507v2, whole genome shotgun sequence genome, one interval contains:
- the LOC107793487 gene encoding potassium transporter 6-like: MDLETGFYQNRLKKESWRTILTLAYQSLGVVYGDLSTSPLYVYTSTFAEDIEHTETNEEVYGVLSFIFWTLTLIPLLKYVFIVLKADDNGEGGTFALYSLLCRHVKVNLLPSSQLADEELSTYKKDISTSPLQNTFGAKLKSTLEGYRVLQKFLLVLSLLGACMVIGDGILTPAISVFSAISGAELSLGKDHHLYIEVPVACIILIALFALQHYGTHRVGFLFAPVVVTWLLCISAIGIYNIIHWNPTVYRALSPFYVYKFLKKTQKGGWMSLGGILLCITGSEAMFADLGHFSQLSIKMAFTFMVYPSLVLAYMGQAAYLSRHHVMENDYQIGFYVSVPQKLRWPVLVIAVLAAIVASQAAITGTFSIIKQCSALGCFPRVKIVHTSSKIHGQIYIPEINWTLMILCLAVTVGFRDTKRLGNAAGLAVITVMLVSTCLMSLVIVLCWHQNVLLAICFGIFFGTIEALYFSASLMKFFEGAWVPIAISFIFMMVMCIWHYGSLKKYEFDVQNKVSIDWLLSAGPTLGIVRIRGIGLIYTELVSGIPAIFSHFVTNFPAFHQVLVFICVKSVPVPRVRHEERFLVGHIGPRDQHIYRCIVRYGYRDAHKDDLQFENDLVCSIAEFIRTGKTGLDGNAGEDLSKDLEDLTVLGTPSTHISGVQLREDNEVSSESVGSSKLRAMHTTLITKPKKRVRFFIPETPKIDGGAREELRELMEARESGIAYILGHSYVRTKRGSSLFKKMVINFGYDILTKISRPPAYALTVPHASTLEVGMVYHV, from the exons ATGGATCTTGAAACAGGGTTTTACCAGAATCGTTTAAAG AAAGAATCTTGGAGGACAATCTTGACACTGGCATATCAAAGTTTGGGAGTTGTTTATGGGGATTTGAGTACCTCCCCACTCTATGTATATACAAGTACTTTTGCTGAAGACATTGAACATACAGAGACGAATGAAGAAGTCTATGGTGTTTTATCATTTATCTTTTGGACATTGACTTTGATTCCTCTGTTGAAATATGTGTTCATTGTGCTTAAAGCCGATGATAACGGTGAAGGAGGTACATTTGCTCTATATTCACTCCTCTGTAGACATGTCAAAGtgaatttattgccaagttctcaGTTAGCAGATGAAGAATTATCAACCTACAAGAAGGATATTAGTACTAGTCCTTTGCAAAATACTTTTGGAGCAAAACTTAAATCAACTCTTGAGGGGTATAGAGTATTACAGAAATTTCTACTTGTATTATCTCTACTTGGAGCTTGTATGGTAATAGGGGATGGCATTCTTACACCTGCTATTTCTG tTTTCTCTGCGATTTCTGGTGCTGAACTCTCTTTGGGAAAAGATCATCACTTAT ATATAGAAGTTCCAGTTGCATGTATCATACTGATAGCCTTGTTTGCCCTTCAGCATTATGGCACCCACAGGGTTGGCTTTTTGTTTGCACCTGTTGTCGTCACTTGGCTTCTGTGTATCAGTGCTATtggtatatataatataatacacTGGAATCCGACAGTGTATcgagcattgtctccattttacGTGTACAAGTTCCTGAAGAAAACTCAAAAAGGTGGCTGGATGTCCTTGGGAGGAATCCTTCTTTGCATAACAG GTTCAGAAGCAATGTTTGCTGATCTTGGGCACTTCTCGCAGTTGTCAATAAAG ATGGCTTTTACCTTCATGGTTTATCCATCATTGGTTCTTGCATATATGGGGCAAGCTGCTTATCTGTCACGGCATCATGTTATGGAGAATGACTATCAGATTGGCTTCTATGTTTCTGTACCGC AGAAACTAAGATGGCCTGTTCTGGTGATTGCTGTGCTGGCTGCAATAGTGGCAAGCCAAGCTGCTATAACAGGAACCTTTTCAATTATTAAGCAATGCTCTGCATTGGGATGCTTCCCAAGAGTCAAAATAGTGCATACGTCGTCAAAAATACACGGCCAAATCTACATCCCAGAGATTAACTGGACCTTAATGATATTATGTTTGGCTGTTACTGTTGGTTTCAGAGACACCAAAAGGCTGGGCAATGCTGCAG GTTTGGCAGTCATAACTGTCATGTTGGTCTCCACTTGCTTGATGTCATTGGTAATTGTTTTGTGTTGGCACCAAAATGTCCTCCTTGCAATTTGCTTTGGGATCTTTTTTGGGACAATTGAGGCTTTATATTTCTCTGCTTCGTTGATGAAATTTTTCGAAGGAGCATGGGTGCCTATTgccatttctttcattttcatgaTGGTGATGTGCATTTGGCACTATGGCTCGCTGAAAAAGTACGAATTTGATGTTCAAAATAAGGTCTCTATTGACTGGCTACTCAGTGCAGGTCCCACCCTAGGTATTGTAAGGATCCGTGGCATTGGCCTGATATACACTGAGCTGGTTTCAGGAATCCCAGCAATCTTCTCGCACTTTGTTACTAATTTTCCAGCTTTTCACCAGGTTCTAGTTTTCATTTGTGTCAAATCTGTCCCAGTTCCTCGTGTTAGACACGAGGAACGGTTCCTTGTAGGACACATTGGCCCAAGAGATCAGCACATCTATAGATGCATCGTTAGGTATGGTTATCGTGATGCTCACAAGGATGATCTCCAGTTTGAGAATGATCTTGTATGTAGCATAGCGGAGTTTATAAGGACAGGAAAAACAGGTCTGGATGGTAATGCTGGTGAAGATTTATCCAAGGATTTGGAGGACTTGACTGTTCTTGGAACCCCTTCGACTCATATATCTGGAGTTCAACTTCGCGAGGACAATGAAGTGAGTTCCGAATCAGTTGGATCATCGAAACTTAGAGCAATGCACACTACGCTGATAACCAAGCCTAAGAAAAGAGTGAGGTTTTTCATACCAGAAACTCCAAAAATTGACGGAGGTGCAAGAGAGGAGTTGCGTGAACTGATGGAAGCTAGGGAATCAGGCATAGCTTACATATTGGGGCATTCCTACGTCCGAACCAAACGAGGATCTAGCTTATTTAAGAAAATGGTTATAAATTTTGGATATGACATTTTGACAAAGATCAGTAGGCCACCAGCCTATGCATTGACTGTACCTCATGCTTCTACTTTAGAAGTAGGAATGGTCTATCATGTATGA